One genomic window of Hemitrygon akajei chromosome 1, sHemAka1.3, whole genome shotgun sequence includes the following:
- the LOC140732729 gene encoding uncharacterized protein, with protein sequence MRNRVVLTWCITVCMSMVRSAPGQHYSCLFENSSYRCPCSLTANQFVRFHNLENSRGSFEDWCIRGEGDEVCCVNNSQAWMVDVHSFLKNFSHIPGTLICEMVPRNMSSRWKNMKCPRHNTRVTTLEPVPAWTNGSDGGDAPGTTKSVAGWTVGVIVAVVLVAGVIGLLICWFYRKNRTTGNGACSWGSTIWAYFRVSNI encoded by the exons ATGAGGAACCGAGTTGTTCTAACCTG GTGCATCACAGTCTGTATGTCCATGGTCAGATCTGCTCCTG GTCAGCATTACTCCTGCCTTTTCGAAAACAGCTCCTACAGGTGCCCCTGCTCCCTGACTGCTAACCAGTTCGTGCGCTTTCACAACCTTGAGAACTCCCGAGGGTCCTTCGAGGATTGGTGCATCAGGGGCGAGGGAGATGAAGTTTGCTGTGTAAACAACAGCCAGGCCTGGATGGTTGATGTTCACAGCTTCCTGAAGAATTTCTCACATATACCTGGCACTCTGATCTGTGAGATGGTCCCAC GAAACATGTCATCAAGATGGAAAAACATGAAGTGCCCCAGACATAACACACGAGTGACGACTCTGGAGCCAGTGCCTGCCTGGACGAATGGATCGGACGGAGGAGATGCGCCGGGTACAACTAAGAGTGTGGCTGGGTGGACTGTAG GAGTGATTGTGGCAGTCGTTCTTGTTGCTGGGGTTATCGGCCTTCTCATTTGTTG gttTTATCGAAAGAACCGGACTACAGGGAATGGGGCCTGCTCTTGGGGTTCCACGATCTGGGCTTACTTTCgggtttctaacatttaa